A region of Bacteroidota bacterium DNA encodes the following proteins:
- a CDS encoding bifunctional sulfate adenylyltransferase/adenylylsulfate kinase, translating to MTETSLIAPHGGTLCDLVAGADPEAALEAAHELPSIALTPRQACDIELILNGGFSPLKGFLNEADYNGVVENMRLADGTLWPMPITLDVSGETAGDLKEGDRVALRDNTGLLLAIMTVESRWTPDKEREATEVFGTTDKKHPAVAYLMEQAGDVYLGGPLEGVQLPMHYDYKDLRHTPAELRDKIESLDSNKVVAFQTRNPMHRAHYELTSRAAEEIGGTLLIHPVVGMTKPGDVDHYTRVRCYQAILKQYDEGQAMLSLLPLAMRMAGPREAVWHGLIRKNYGCTHLVVGRDHAGPGNGSDGQPIYGPYDAQELFQQYQDEIGVEMVPFRLMVYVPEDDAYMPIDEANEQGKTFENISGTQQREMLANGEEIPSWFTYPEVVRELKISHPPKSEQGFTVFFTGLSGSGKSTVANALVDRLMESGRNVTLLDGDVVRTNLSKGLGFSREDRSTNVQRIGYVASEITKHGGIAVCAPIAPYEADRRANREAIEAGGGYVEVFVSTPLEVCEERDVKGLYAKARAGIIKEFTGISDPYEAPTDAEIDIPTQEMSVEEAVEKIVADLNEMGYLSLN from the coding sequence ATGACAGAGACCTCCCTCATCGCGCCGCACGGCGGCACCCTCTGCGACCTCGTGGCCGGTGCCGACCCGGAGGCCGCCCTCGAAGCGGCGCACGAGCTTCCCTCGATCGCGCTGACCCCGCGCCAGGCCTGCGACATCGAACTGATCCTCAACGGCGGCTTCTCCCCGCTCAAAGGCTTCCTGAACGAGGCCGACTACAACGGCGTTGTCGAGAACATGCGCCTCGCCGACGGCACGCTCTGGCCGATGCCGATCACGCTCGACGTGAGCGGCGAGACGGCCGGCGACCTGAAGGAAGGTGACCGCGTCGCGCTCCGCGATAACACCGGCCTCCTCCTCGCGATCATGACCGTCGAGAGCCGCTGGACGCCGGACAAGGAGCGCGAGGCGACCGAGGTCTTCGGCACGACCGACAAAAAGCACCCGGCCGTGGCCTACCTCATGGAGCAGGCGGGCGACGTGTACCTCGGCGGCCCGCTCGAAGGCGTGCAGCTCCCGATGCACTACGACTACAAGGACCTCCGCCACACCCCGGCCGAGCTCCGGGACAAGATCGAGAGCCTCGACTCGAACAAGGTCGTGGCCTTCCAGACGCGCAACCCGATGCACCGGGCGCACTACGAGCTCACGAGCCGCGCGGCCGAGGAGATCGGCGGGACGCTCCTCATCCACCCGGTCGTCGGGATGACTAAGCCGGGCGACGTGGACCACTACACCCGCGTCCGCTGCTACCAGGCCATCCTGAAGCAGTACGACGAGGGCCAGGCGATGCTCAGCCTCCTCCCGCTCGCGATGCGCATGGCCGGCCCGCGCGAGGCCGTCTGGCACGGCCTCATCCGCAAGAACTACGGCTGCACCCACCTCGTCGTCGGGCGCGACCACGCCGGCCCGGGCAACGGCTCCGACGGCCAGCCGATCTACGGCCCCTACGACGCGCAGGAGCTGTTCCAGCAGTACCAGGACGAGATCGGCGTCGAGATGGTGCCGTTCCGGCTGATGGTCTACGTCCCCGAGGACGACGCCTACATGCCCATCGACGAGGCGAACGAGCAGGGCAAGACGTTCGAGAATATCTCCGGCACGCAGCAGCGCGAGATGCTCGCCAACGGCGAGGAGATCCCGAGCTGGTTCACCTACCCCGAGGTCGTTCGCGAGCTCAAGATCAGCCACCCGCCGAAGAGCGAGCAGGGCTTCACGGTCTTCTTCACCGGCCTCTCCGGCTCGGGCAAGAGCACCGTCGCCAACGCGCTCGTCGACCGCCTGATGGAGTCCGGCCGCAACGTGACGCTGCTCGACGGCGACGTGGTGCGGACCAACCTCTCGAAGGGTCTCGGCTTCTCGCGCGAGGACCGCTCGACGAACGTCCAGCGCATCGGCTACGTGGCGAGCGAGATCACGAAGCACGGCGGCATCGCCGTCTGCGCCCCGATCGCGCCCTACGAGGCCGACCGCCGCGCCAACCGCGAGGCCATCGAGGCCGGCGGCGGCTACGTCGAGGTCTTCGTCTCGACCCCGCTCGAAGTCTGCGAGGAGCGCGACGTGAAGGGGCTCTACGCCAAGGCCCGCGCCGGCATCATCAAGGAGTTCACCGGCATCTCGGACCCCTACGAGGCCCCGACCGACGCCGAGATCGACATCCCGACGCAGGAGATGTCCGTCGAGGAGGCCGTCGAGAAGATCGTGGCCGACCTCAACGAGATGGGCTACCTCTCGCTGAACTAA
- the cas5c gene encoding type I-C CRISPR-associated protein Cas5c has product MPDLSVSVWGDLALFSRPDLRVERVSYPVITPSAARGVLEAIFWKPEFRYRIRRIDVAKAGSTVSVLRNEIKDRQGASPVVVERARTQRTALMLRDVRYVIHADLRLRPHATDPVAKYVEQAERHVQRGSCFHRPYLGTRECSAHFAPPGEKDGPNENVNLEVGTMLFDLAFVPGKAKGGLSFRRQNGKEKRVVKGQARPLFFDARVEYGVLDLEPFQHLYNEIDHLEGHAD; this is encoded by the coding sequence ATGCCTGATCTCTCTGTCAGCGTCTGGGGCGACCTCGCCCTCTTCTCCCGACCGGACCTCCGCGTCGAGCGCGTGAGCTATCCCGTCATCACCCCGAGCGCGGCGCGCGGCGTTCTGGAAGCCATTTTCTGGAAGCCAGAGTTCCGCTATCGCATCCGCCGGATCGACGTAGCGAAGGCTGGGTCGACGGTGAGCGTGCTCCGCAATGAAATCAAGGACCGGCAGGGGGCCTCGCCCGTCGTCGTGGAGCGGGCGCGGACGCAGCGGACGGCGCTCATGCTCCGCGACGTGCGCTACGTGATCCACGCCGACCTCCGGCTCCGGCCCCACGCCACCGATCCCGTCGCCAAGTACGTCGAGCAAGCCGAGCGACACGTCCAGCGCGGCTCGTGCTTCCACCGGCCCTACCTCGGCACGCGCGAGTGCTCGGCTCACTTCGCGCCTCCCGGCGAGAAAGACGGCCCGAACGAGAACGTCAACCTCGAAGTGGGGACAATGCTGTTCGACCTCGCCTTCGTGCCGGGCAAGGCAAAGGGCGGGCTTTCGTTCCGTCGGCAGAACGGGAAGGAGAAGCGGGTCGTGAAGGGCCAGGCTCGCCCGCTCTTCTTCGACGCCCGCGTCGAGTACGGCGTCCTCGACCTGGAGCCGTTCCAGCACCTCTACAACGAGATAGACCACCTCGAAGGCCATGCTGACTGA
- a CDS encoding NAD-dependent epimerase/dehydratase family protein, whose product MNNATNGTSHANTKVLVTGAGGFIGHHLVNYLKDKGYWVRGVDIKEPEFEATRADEFELLDLRDRANCLQATRGIDHVYALAADMGGMGFISKYHAEILHNNILINTHTMEAARLNGVTHYLYTSSACIYPEYLQTEAEVKPLKEEDAYPAQPQDAYGWEKLITEQLAYHYNKQYGIETRTVRFHNVYGELGTWQGGREKAPAAMCRKTAYAKLLGGKEGAPGGAPQIEIWGDGEQTRSFMHVDDCVEGVYRLMMSDCTEPLNLGRDRMVTINHLAQIAADAASVEVEQVHIDGPMGVRGRNSNNDKLKEVLGWEPQIALEDGLDRTYQWIESQVKQKLAREEAEVGLAVS is encoded by the coding sequence ATGAACAACGCAACCAACGGCACGAGCCACGCGAACACGAAGGTCCTCGTCACTGGGGCCGGCGGCTTCATCGGCCACCACCTCGTGAACTACCTCAAGGACAAGGGCTACTGGGTCCGCGGCGTGGACATCAAGGAGCCGGAGTTCGAGGCGACGCGTGCCGACGAGTTCGAGCTGCTCGACCTCCGCGACCGGGCCAACTGTCTCCAGGCTACGCGCGGCATCGACCACGTCTACGCGCTCGCGGCCGACATGGGCGGGATGGGGTTCATCTCGAAGTACCACGCCGAGATCCTCCACAACAACATCCTGATCAACACGCACACGATGGAGGCCGCGCGCCTGAACGGCGTCACGCACTACCTCTACACGTCGAGCGCGTGCATCTACCCGGAGTACCTCCAGACCGAGGCCGAGGTGAAGCCGCTCAAGGAGGAGGACGCCTACCCGGCGCAGCCGCAGGACGCCTACGGCTGGGAGAAGCTCATCACCGAGCAGCTCGCCTACCACTACAACAAGCAGTACGGCATTGAGACGCGGACGGTGCGCTTCCACAACGTCTACGGCGAGCTCGGGACCTGGCAGGGCGGGCGCGAGAAGGCCCCGGCGGCGATGTGCCGCAAGACAGCCTACGCCAAGCTCCTCGGCGGCAAGGAGGGCGCCCCCGGCGGCGCGCCGCAGATCGAGATCTGGGGCGACGGCGAGCAGACCCGCTCGTTCATGCACGTCGACGACTGCGTCGAGGGCGTCTACCGCCTCATGATGAGCGACTGCACCGAGCCGCTCAACCTCGGCCGCGACCGGATGGTGACGATCAACCACCTCGCGCAGATCGCCGCCGACGCGGCCAGCGTCGAGGTCGAGCAGGTCCATATCGACGGGCCGATGGGCGTCCGCGGCCGCAACTCCAACAACGACAAGCTGAAGGAGGTCCTCGGCTGGGAGCCGCAGATCGCGCTCGAAGACGGCCTCGACCGGACCTACCAGTGGATCGAGTCCCAGGTCAAGCAGAAGCTCGCCCGCGAAGAGGCCGAGGTCGGACTGGCCGTCTCCTAA
- the cas3 gene encoding CRISPR-associated helicase Cas3', whose amino-acid sequence MNWRRLLRGSPPVWRLRFQSARVYGSESSNPLVVSVSLHAHTPNDRDEWHPLDAHLSDVADEAADFAARFGKGEHAKSAAALARWAGLWHDLGKAWPEFQEYLLACDRAKREGRKSPSSPGSHAIWGAILARLCRKSLGDAWKDLALPIAAHHAGLKSPGSLEPQLMEAADEADLSPYHELARHLEAGAMQRFAVPEDPHRRELRTRMVLSALADADYLDTERHFNEKKAARREGFESLNVLAERLERAQRDFMGGLDDPNSEVNRIRREVYDACLAEATSSPGFFRLTVPTGGGKTRSGLAFALEHARANHLDRVIVAIPYTSIIDQTAAVYADILEVRNVLVHHSQTPEPPEQERERQDEKTTLHRLATENWDAPLVLTTTVQLFESLFTRYPGRARKLHRLARSVIVLDEAQALPLYVLLPTLDVLRALVDDYGASVVLCTATQPGFEQSDALPPIQGVPITEIVPQHPDHFEALERVRVEPRLGPVPLAQIADEIVEERGLDQVLIILNARRDAVALAEELRLRKAEGLLHLSTLLCGAHRRQVLRRVRQRLEAGLPVRLISTQVVEAGVDIDFPVVYRALGPLDRIVQAAGRCNRENDLGHRGGRLVVFEPEGGGFPRDNPYRSGTGLARDALRHREEPLSNEALDEYFGLLFSETGAGGELDKYGVQPARGALDFETTQEQYRLIPQDTVPVFVCRDWTEDDALSDAALTRLARWTESPDRYAWRRLGPFTVSVYRHQLREFEASPHLETLDELLHVWRGSYDNLLGLPLTLDDPADLAYEPLIF is encoded by the coding sequence ATGAATTGGCGGCGGCTCCTTCGGGGGTCGCCGCCAGTTTGGAGGTTACGTTTTCAGTCTGCTCGTGTCTACGGTTCTGAATCATCCAACCCGCTTGTCGTGTCTGTTTCCCTGCACGCCCACACACCCAATGATCGCGACGAGTGGCATCCGCTGGACGCTCACCTCAGTGATGTGGCGGACGAAGCAGCAGATTTCGCCGCACGCTTCGGGAAGGGCGAACATGCAAAGTCCGCTGCCGCGCTCGCCCGGTGGGCTGGTCTGTGGCACGATCTCGGGAAGGCATGGCCGGAGTTTCAGGAGTACCTCCTCGCGTGCGACCGTGCAAAGCGGGAGGGCCGGAAGTCGCCTTCATCGCCCGGCTCTCACGCAATTTGGGGGGCGATCCTCGCCCGACTTTGTAGGAAGAGCCTGGGGGATGCCTGGAAAGACCTCGCGCTTCCCATCGCCGCCCATCACGCCGGGCTGAAGTCGCCGGGGTCGTTGGAGCCGCAGTTGATGGAGGCCGCCGATGAGGCTGATCTGTCGCCTTATCACGAACTGGCTCGGCACCTGGAGGCCGGTGCCATGCAGCGATTCGCCGTGCCGGAGGATCCGCACCGCCGAGAGCTTCGCACTCGCATGGTACTCTCGGCCCTCGCCGACGCCGACTACCTCGACACGGAGCGCCACTTCAACGAGAAGAAAGCGGCGCGACGCGAAGGCTTCGAATCGCTCAACGTTCTCGCCGAACGACTGGAGCGAGCACAGCGGGATTTTATGGGCGGACTCGACGATCCCAACTCGGAGGTTAACCGGATTCGGCGCGAGGTCTACGATGCCTGCCTCGCCGAAGCGACGAGTTCACCGGGCTTCTTTCGGCTGACCGTTCCAACAGGTGGCGGGAAGACCCGGAGCGGTCTCGCATTCGCACTAGAGCATGCTCGCGCTAACCATCTCGACCGTGTCATCGTTGCCATTCCCTACACGAGCATCATCGACCAGACGGCGGCGGTCTACGCGGACATCCTCGAGGTGCGGAACGTGCTCGTCCACCATAGCCAGACACCCGAGCCGCCGGAACAGGAGCGCGAGCGGCAGGACGAGAAGACCACGCTCCACCGGCTAGCGACGGAGAACTGGGATGCTCCACTCGTGCTCACGACGACGGTGCAGCTCTTCGAGAGCCTCTTCACTCGGTATCCCGGTCGCGCCCGCAAGCTTCACCGGCTCGCCCGGAGTGTGATCGTGCTCGACGAGGCGCAAGCACTTCCGCTCTATGTTCTCCTCCCCACGCTCGACGTGCTCCGCGCCCTCGTAGACGACTACGGCGCAAGTGTTGTCCTTTGCACGGCGACCCAGCCCGGCTTCGAGCAGTCCGATGCGCTGCCGCCGATCCAGGGTGTCCCGATCACAGAGATCGTTCCGCAGCACCCCGATCACTTCGAAGCGCTGGAGCGCGTTCGTGTGGAACCTCGCCTCGGGCCGGTCCCACTCGCGCAGATTGCAGATGAGATCGTGGAGGAGCGTGGGTTGGACCAAGTGCTCATCATCCTGAACGCCCGGCGCGATGCGGTCGCACTCGCCGAGGAACTGCGCTTGCGGAAGGCCGAGGGGCTGTTGCACCTTTCGACGCTGCTGTGCGGCGCGCACCGACGGCAGGTGCTCCGCCGGGTTCGGCAGCGGCTCGAAGCCGGGCTGCCGGTCCGGCTCATCTCGACGCAAGTCGTCGAGGCGGGTGTGGACATAGACTTCCCCGTCGTCTACCGTGCGCTCGGGCCGCTCGACCGGATCGTGCAGGCAGCGGGACGGTGCAACCGCGAGAACGACCTCGGGCACCGGGGCGGGCGGCTCGTTGTCTTCGAGCCAGAGGGCGGAGGGTTCCCCCGAGACAACCCGTACCGGAGTGGGACCGGCCTCGCCCGTGATGCGCTCCGTCACCGCGAAGAGCCACTCTCGAACGAGGCGCTCGACGAGTATTTCGGCCTGCTGTTCAGCGAGACCGGCGCGGGCGGCGAGCTCGACAAGTACGGGGTGCAGCCTGCTCGGGGAGCGCTCGACTTCGAGACCACGCAGGAGCAGTACCGGCTCATCCCGCAGGACACGGTACCCGTGTTTGTGTGCCGCGACTGGACTGAGGACGACGCGCTCTCCGACGCCGCTCTGACGCGGCTCGCACGGTGGACCGAGAGCCCCGACCGCTACGCGTGGCGACGGCTCGGGCCGTTCACGGTCAGCGTGTACCGCCACCAACTCCGGGAATTCGAGGCAAGCCCTCACCTCGAAACCCTCGACGAGTTACTCCACGTCTGGCGCGGCTCTTACGACAATTTACTTGGGCTGCCCCTCACGCTCGACGATCCAGCTGACCTCGCCTACGAACCTCTCATCTTCTGA